The following are encoded together in the Bicyclus anynana chromosome 2, ilBicAnyn1.1, whole genome shotgun sequence genome:
- the LOC112043784 gene encoding serine protease inhibitor 2.1-like gives MKCITIIVFTIASCYAAEFSERPRNFSIELLYHTQLETNGHVVISPFGIWSLMAGVALGTSGNSRSQLTRAFVLPPQDEMIIDGYANLTQTVLDPTTKGVSFTTRNFLFLDNGFNIIDNFKRTLTKDFGAMVKNLDFKDSTSAARIANSIIESSGATVSNVMRSDDFAESRMILTNVISFKGLWSSPFNVSDTTREPFYDENKNLLGDVNMMYQRAPLPYSHIKEMKAFVLQLAYGNDAKYCMLIVLPYPKVSVKDVYAKFTTVSFKDIFNKLDDDVKEFGLEDVDAKIPRFKISTNIVLNKPLNKMGVYDIFSPKKANFQQITKEEIYISAIVHKADIEVTESGTVASASTSAYFADRISTPNFEANRPFIYFVMERSSATVIFGGIYSKPSVF, from the coding sequence ATGAAGTGCATAACGATTATCGTATTTACGATCGCGTCTTGTTACGCTGCAGAATTCAGTGAAAGACCAAGGAATTTTAGCATAGAACTATTATATCACACCCAGTTAGAAACAAATGGACATGTAGTGATATCACCTTTTGGAATTTGGAGTTTGATGGCCGGCGTAGCGCTTGGAACTTCCGGCAACAGCAGAAGCCAACTCACAAGAGCATTCGTGTTACCGCCGCAAGATGAAATGATTATAGACGGATATGCGAACTTAACTCAAACAGTGTTGGACCCAACAACAAAAGGTGTttcttttacaactagaaaCTTTCTcttcttagacaatggtttcaATATAATTGACAATTTCAAAAGAACACTGACTAAAGATTTTGGAGCCATGGTTAAAAATCTAGACTTTAAAGATTCAACATCAGCTGCTCGTATTGCGAATTCAATAATAGAATCTTCTGGTGCAACCGTTTCGAATGTGATGCGTTCAGACGACTTTGCAGAATCAAGGATGATCTTGACTAATGTTATATCATTCAAAGGATTATGGTCATCACCGTTCAACGTTTCGGATACGACACGGGAACCGTTTTATGATGAGAATAAAAATCTGCTTGGCGATGTGAATATGATGTATCAAAGAGCTCCATTGCCTTACTCCCATATTAAGGAGATGAAAGCTTTTGTTTTGCAACTTGCATATGGTAACGATGCAAAGTATTGCATGCTCATTGTATTACCATACCCAAAGGTCAGTGTGAAAGATGTGTACGCGAAGTTTACAACCGTGTCCTTCAAAGACATATTCAACAAACTCGACGATGACGTAAAAGAGTTCGGATTGGAGGATGTTGACGCTAAAATACCGAGATTTAAAATAAGCACCAACATCGTATTAAACAAGCCGTTGAATAAAATGGGTGTGTACGATATATTTAGTCCAAAGAAGGCCAACTTCCAACAGATTACAAAGGAAGAAATATACATTTCCGCGATAGTACACAAAGCTGACATCGAAGTCACAGAGTCTGGGACAGTGGCTTCGGCATCTACTTCAGCTTATTTTGCCGATCGTATATCTACACCAAATTTTGAGGCAAATAGACCtttcatatattttgtaatggAAAGATCGTCGGCTACTGTTATATTTGGTGGAATTTATTCTAAGCCAAGTGTGTTTTAG
- the LOC112043763 gene encoding serine protease inhibitor 2.1-like yields the protein MKCITYFVFTIASCYAAEFSERPRNFSVELLYHTQLETNGHVVISPFGIWSLMTGVTLGTSGNSRSQLTRAFVLPPQDEMIINGYTNLTQTVLDTTTQDVSLTTRNFLFLDNGFNIIDNFKRTLAHDFGAMVKNLDFKDSTSAARIANSIIESSGATVTNVMHSDDFAESRMILTNVISFKGLWSSPFNVSDTIREPFYDENRNLLGEVNMMYQRAPLPYSHIKELKAFVLQLAYGNDTKYCMLIVLPYPKVNVNEVYSKFTTVTFRDILNKIDNDLKEFGEDEDVIDVKLPRFKISSNLVLNKPLNQMGVYDIFSSKKADFQQITKEDIYISAIVHKADIEVTESGTVASASTIAYFDDRMPPPIFEANRPFIYFVMERSSATVIFAGTYSKPSVF from the coding sequence ATGAAGTGCATAACGTATTTCGTATTTACAATCGCATCATGTTATGCTGCAGAATTCAGTGAAAGACCAAGAAATTTTAGCGTAGAACTATTATATCACACTCAGTTGGAAACAAATGGACATGTAGTGATATCGCCTTTTGGGATATGGAGTTTGATGACCGGCGTAACGCTCGGAACTTCCGGTAACAGCAGAAGCCAACTAACAAGAGCATTCGTGTTACCACCGCAAGATGAAATGATTATAAACGGATATACAAACTTAACTCAAACAGTGCTGGACACAACAACACAAGATGTTTCTCTCACAACTCGAAACTTTCTcttcttagacaatggtttcaATATAATTGACAATTTCAAAAGAACACTGGCCCATGATTTTGGAGCCATGGTTAAAAATCTAGACTTTAAAGATTCAACATCAGCTGCTCGTATAGCGAATTCAATAATAGAATCTTCTGGTGCAACCGTTACGAATGTGATGCATTCTGACGACTTTGCAGAATCAAGGATGATCTTGACTAATGTTATATCATTCAAAGGATTATGGTCATCACCGTTCAACGTTTCGGATACGATACGGGAACCGTTTTATGATGAGAATAGAAATCTGCTCGGCGAAGTGAACATGATGTATCAAAGAGCTCCGTTGCCTTACTCCCATATAAAAGAGTTGAAAGCTTTCGTTTTGCAACTTGCATATGGCAACGATACAAAGTATTGCATGCTCATTGTATTACCATACCCAAAGGTCAATGTGAATGAAGTGTATTCGAAGTTTACAACCGTTACCTTCAGggatatattaaacaaaatcgaCAATGACCTAAAAGAGTTCGGAGAGGATGAGGATGTTATTGACGTGAAATTGCCGAGATTTAAAATAAGTTCTAACCTTGTGTTAAACAAGCCTTTAAATCAAATGGGTGTATACGATATATTCAGTTCGAAAAAGGCCGACTTCCAGCAGATTACAAAGGAAGACATATATATTTCCGCGATAGTACACAAAGCTGACATCGAAGTCACGGAGTCCGGGACAGTGGCTTCGGCGTCAACAATTGCATATTTTGACGATCGTATGCCTCCGCCAATTTTTGAGGCAAATAGACCATTCATATACTTTGTGATGGAAAGATCTTCGGCTACTGTTATATTTGCTGGAACTTATTCAAAGCCAAGTGTGttttag
- the LOC112043785 gene encoding serine protease inhibitor-like — protein sequence MWKVIVFVGIVTAAPRDNFAGVDFNPINEFTLKLLDNTYAFQESFGEKNIALSPLSAWSIFSLLAEGSAGETFLELMKVLRLPNELRATQALHEAVTNLLKCKNDDVTLKSQTAMFSDESFQIHSEFCKSAYYYKTDVYSANPANASKLANDINYYICDATEGRIRQAVQPEHLENLVVILIDALYFKASWTHPFDTTQTKEETFYNSQGKSIGTVNMMYHKAPHNIGDSTQIGAQILEMTYGKNEQFSMLILVPFDGIPIQKMLNNLATQPLDWMTEYKISGSLPDIDCYIPRFKISSRTDLIPPLQYSGMQRIFDRNNAELPGVSDSPLFVSKTVQNVEIEVTEEGTVAAASTIVGLEDRILGQRFEANKEFAFIVMERSSGLMLLAGVYAEPQVV from the coding sequence ATGTGGAAGGTCATAGTATTTGTCGGTATTGTTACTGCCGCTCCGAGAGACAACTTCGCCGGCGTAGACTTCAATCCTATCAACGAATTTACGCTGAAACTCCTTGACAATACATACGCGTTCCAAGAAAGCTTCGGAGAAAAGAACATCGCCTTATCACCTCTCTCTGCTTGGAGCATATTTTCCTTACTAGCCGAGGGATCAGCCGGTGAAACTTTTCTAGAACTAATGAAAGTGCTAAGACTACCGAATGAATTGCGCGCCACACAGGCACTACATGAAGCAGTTACTAATTTGTTAAAGTGTAAAAACGATGACGTCACACTGAAAAGTCAGACGGCTATGTTTTCGGATGAAAGTTTCCAGATACATTCAGAGTTTTGCAAATCTGCATACTATTACAAGACAGATGTATATTCTGCGAATCCAGCCAATGCTAGTAAGCTCGCGAATGACattaactattatatttgtGATGCAACAGAAGGCAGAATACGACAGGCAGTGCAACCTGAGCATCTTGAAAATTTAGTAgtgattttaattgatgctCTTTACTTCAAAGCCAGTTGGACACATCCTTTCGACACAACACAGACAAAAGAAGAAACCTTCTATAACTCTCAAGGTAAATCAATTGGGACAGTAAACATGATGTATCACAAAGCACCGCACAATATTGGAGATTCAACACAAATTGGAGCACAAATTTTAGAAATGACCTATGGCAAAAACGAGCAGTTTTCCATGCTCATTCTAGTGCCATTCGATGGAATACCAATACAGAAGATGTTGAACAACTTGGCAACGCAGCCTCTTGACTGGATGACGGAGTACAAAATATCTGGGAGTTTGCCAGACATCGATTGTTACATACCGCGTTTTAAGATATCATCTCGAACTGACTTGATTCCCCCATTACAATACAGTGGCATGCAGAGAATATTCGATAGAAATAATGCTGAGCTGCCGGGCGTATCTGATAGTCCTTTGTTTGTTTCGAAAACAGTTCAGAATGTAGAGATCGAGGTGACTGAGGAGGGAACAGTCGCAGCAGCTTCAACGATAGTCGGTTTAGAAGATAGAATTTTAGGACAGCGTTTTGAAGCCAACAAAGAATTCGCATTTATTGTGATGGAAAGGTCGTCTGGTTTAATGTTGCTTGCTGGTGTTTATGCGGAACCACAGGTTGTGTGA